The following are from one region of the Staphylococcus argenteus genome:
- a CDS encoding phosphatase PAP2 family protein, producing MIDKKLTSPKMTVPLFLISLVIFIGVFYSVVTNQEWLKNIDMGSLAWFTDYFGEPQRQYVNGLFNYYMTFSAEIGDVKGVVLISLIVTIILFIKQRHLAIWFVTYLVSGVVINKLIKDTVLRPRPYNHLAVDTGFSFPSGHSNASTLLYFALMIIIISLAAKTITKVLSALIMGILWLSILFCRLYFHAHYFSDVIGGTSLAIIWVALFLMVYPYFINHRRQRV from the coding sequence ATGATAGATAAAAAATTAACATCTCCTAAAATGACAGTGCCATTATTTTTAATATCACTTGTCATATTTATAGGTGTGTTTTACAGTGTTGTGACTAATCAAGAATGGCTTAAAAATATAGATATGGGATCATTAGCATGGTTTACAGATTACTTTGGTGAGCCACAACGTCAATATGTTAATGGCTTGTTTAATTATTATATGACGTTTAGCGCAGAAATAGGTGACGTCAAAGGTGTTGTACTGATTTCGCTAATTGTCACAATCATACTGTTTATCAAACAGAGGCATTTAGCTATCTGGTTTGTGACGTATTTGGTATCAGGTGTCGTTATTAATAAATTGATTAAAGATACTGTTTTACGTCCAAGACCATATAATCATTTAGCGGTTGATACAGGTTTTTCATTCCCAAGTGGACACTCAAATGCAAGTACCTTGTTGTATTTCGCATTGATGATCATTATTATTTCATTAGCAGCGAAGACAATAACAAAAGTGTTGAGTGCACTGATTATGGGGATATTGTGGCTCAGCATACTATTTTGTCGACTTTATTTTCACGCGCATTATTTTTCAGATGTCATTGGCGGCACGTCACTAGCAATCATTTGGGTAGCGTTATTCTTAATGGTATATCCATACTTTATTAATCATCGACGACAACGCGTTTAG
- a CDS encoding phenol-soluble modulin PSM-alpha-1, producing MGIIAGIIKVIKSLIEQFTGK from the coding sequence ATGGGTATCATCGCTGGCATCATTAAAGTTATCAAAAGCTTAATCGAACAATTCACTGGTAAATAA
- a CDS encoding NADH dehydrogenase subunit 5 codes for MLSLQLLFSLFIITLIIALISGLLLLVPAMPIKYIKLHLYILIMPVLFAVIGFFVFHGQYILGPFKIDRLSWLLAGFVMALGFIIQKFSMRYLLGDHHHRHYFPLFTAITSFASLAWMSADLRLMALCWGMTLLCLTLLMNVNRFWKVPRESAKLSSMTFLCGWLAFVGAIVSIYIATGEWHVPQHMSNSMWSLITDVLLVLAVMIPAAQFPFHRWLIESATAPTPVSAIMHAGIVNAGGVILTRFAPIFDNGFALSLLLILSSISVLLGSGISLVQVDYKRQLVGSTMSQMGFMLVQCALGVYSAAIIHLLLHGIFKATLFLQSGSIVKRFNIPKQASAKDAYGWIVIGRILAIIVAFLFWVSSDRSAYEVLSALILAWSLLVSWNQMVAFSKGRMARLVGMILIAIVTFIYIITHNYFYDVLQNITTHAATPPTISVIISVVILIFGSLLSIWVARRRYSTAFAVLYVWLVNLGEARSKAIESHPSYLKKYL; via the coding sequence GTGTTAAGTTTACAACTGCTATTTTCACTATTTATTATTACGCTTATCATTGCATTGATAAGTGGCTTGTTGCTTTTAGTACCAGCCATGCCAATTAAATATATTAAATTACATTTATACATATTAATAATGCCGGTTTTATTTGCAGTAATTGGTTTTTTCGTTTTTCATGGTCAATATATCTTAGGACCTTTTAAAATTGATCGATTATCTTGGTTATTAGCTGGCTTTGTAATGGCGCTAGGCTTTATTATTCAAAAGTTTTCAATGCGATATTTATTAGGTGATCATCATCATAGACATTACTTTCCGTTGTTTACGGCAATTACTTCTTTTGCATCTTTAGCATGGATGTCTGCAGATTTAAGACTGATGGCACTGTGCTGGGGAATGACATTATTATGTTTAACATTGCTGATGAACGTTAATCGTTTTTGGAAAGTGCCGCGTGAGTCTGCCAAATTATCTAGTATGACATTTCTATGTGGTTGGCTTGCATTTGTTGGTGCAATTGTTTCCATTTATATTGCGACTGGAGAGTGGCATGTACCACAACATATGTCTAACTCAATGTGGTCATTGATTACTGATGTACTGCTTGTATTAGCTGTCATGATACCAGCAGCACAATTTCCATTTCATCGATGGCTAATCGAATCTGCAACGGCACCAACGCCAGTATCAGCAATTATGCATGCAGGTATTGTGAACGCAGGTGGGGTTATTCTAACTCGATTTGCACCGATATTTGATAATGGTTTTGCTTTATCATTATTACTTATTCTTTCTAGCATTTCTGTATTGTTAGGTTCTGGTATTAGCTTGGTCCAAGTAGACTATAAGCGACAATTAGTCGGTTCTACGATGAGTCAAATGGGCTTTATGTTAGTTCAGTGTGCATTAGGTGTCTATTCAGCAGCAATCATTCATTTGTTACTGCATGGTATCTTTAAAGCAACGTTATTTTTACAGTCGGGTTCTATCGTGAAGCGATTCAATATTCCTAAACAAGCTTCGGCTAAAGATGCATATGGCTGGATTGTCATTGGGCGTATATTAGCTATTATTGTGGCATTTTTATTTTGGGTAAGTAGTGATAGAAGTGCGTATGAAGTGTTAAGTGCGCTAATTCTAGCTTGGTCATTACTAGTGTCGTGGAACCAAATGGTAGCATTTAGTAAAGGGCGCATGGCGCGTCTTGTTGGTATGATTTTGATTGCAATCGTGACATTCATTTACATCATTACACATAATTATTTTTACGATGTATTACAAAATATAACAACACATGCGGCAACACCGCCTACAATTAGTGTCATCATTAGTGTTGTCATATTAATCTTTGGTAGTTTATTAAGTATCTGGGTTGCACGTCGTCGATATTCTACGGCTTTTGCAGTGTTATATGTGTGGTTAGTAAATTTAGGTGAAGCACGTTCAAAAGCGATAGAAAGTCATCCAAGTTATTTGAAGAAGTATTTATAG
- a CDS encoding PLP-dependent cysteine synthase family protein produces the protein MITYDLIGNTPLVLLQHFSDEKVKIYAKLEQWNPGGSVKDRLGKYLVEMAIKDGRVRSGQTIVEATAGNTGIGLAIAANRHHLKCKIFAPYGFSEEKINIMIALGADVSRTSQSEGMLGAQNAARAYAEKYNAVYMNQFESFHNPDTYFYTLGPELVSELQNIDYFVAGIGSGGTFTGTARYLKQHQVQCYAVEPEGSVLNGGPAHAHDTEGIGSEKWPIFLERSLVDGIFTIKDQDAFRNVKSLAKHEGLLVGSSSGAALQGALNLKSRLSKGTIVVVFPDGSDRYMSKQIFEYEENNNEQKN, from the coding sequence ATGATTACGTATGATTTAATCGGCAATACGCCATTAGTACTATTGCAACATTTTAGTGACGAAAAAGTTAAAATTTATGCCAAGCTTGAACAATGGAACCCTGGAGGCAGTGTGAAAGATAGACTTGGGAAATATTTAGTAGAGATGGCAATTAAAGATGGCCGTGTGCGTTCAGGTCAAACTATTGTTGAAGCTACTGCTGGTAATACTGGTATAGGTTTAGCAATTGCTGCGAATAGACATCACTTGAAATGCAAAATCTTTGCACCGTATGGATTTTCAGAAGAAAAAATCAATATAATGATAGCGCTCGGTGCGGATGTTTCAAGAACGAGTCAGTCTGAAGGGATGCTTGGTGCACAAAATGCGGCACGTGCTTATGCTGAGAAATATAATGCTGTTTATATGAATCAATTTGAATCGTTTCATAATCCAGATACGTACTTTTATACGTTAGGACCTGAATTGGTATCAGAATTGCAAAATATCGATTATTTTGTTGCTGGTATTGGCTCTGGTGGTACGTTTACAGGTACAGCTCGTTACTTAAAGCAACACCAAGTGCAATGTTATGCAGTAGAACCAGAAGGGTCTGTATTAAATGGAGGGCCAGCCCATGCGCACGACACTGAAGGCATTGGTTCTGAGAAGTGGCCAATATTTTTAGAGAGAAGTCTTGTAGATGGGATATTTACGATTAAAGATCAAGATGCCTTTCGAAATGTCAAAAGTTTGGCAAAGCATGAAGGGTTGTTAGTAGGTAGTTCTTCAGGGGCAGCGTTACAAGGTGCATTGAATTTAAAGTCGCGACTATCTAAAGGCACGATTGTTGTTGTGTTTCCAGATGGTAGTGATCGCTATATGTCTAAGCAAATATTTGAATATGAGGAGAATAATAATGAACAAAAAAACTAA
- a CDS encoding sodium-dependent transporter, whose protein sequence is MKKQQSQWKTSTGFILASAGSAIGLGAMWKFPYMAGIYGGGAFLAMFLIFTIFVGLPLLIMEFIVGKMGRTYTTQIYSKLTGKKWLNIIGWNGNLAVFVLFGFYSVIGGWIVIYIGQVLWQLIAFQRINHLQEINFEAIITNPWLTVLGQGLFIIATMIIVMLGVEKGLEKASKVMMPLLFIFLIVIAIKSLTLDGALDGVKFILQPRVSEITGQGILFALGQSFFTLSLGTTGMITYASYASKEMTIKSSAISIVVMNIFVSLLAGLAIFPALHSFGYEPQEGPGLLFKVLPMVFSQMHLGTLFYLGFLILFLFAALTSSISLLELNVSNFTKNDNSKRKKVAVIGSILVFIISIPATLSFGILKDVRFGAGTIFDNMDFIVSNVLMPLGALGTTLVVGQLLDKKLLQQHFGKDRFRLFSGWYYLIKYAMPVVIILVFIVQLFS, encoded by the coding sequence ATGAAAAAACAACAATCACAATGGAAAACCTCAACTGGATTTATTTTAGCGAGTGCCGGATCAGCAATTGGACTAGGCGCCATGTGGAAATTTCCATATATGGCTGGTATATATGGTGGTGGCGCATTTTTAGCTATGTTCTTAATTTTCACTATATTTGTAGGTCTACCTCTGCTTATTATGGAATTTATAGTTGGAAAAATGGGACGAACATATACAACGCAAATTTACAGTAAATTGACAGGTAAGAAATGGCTGAATATCATTGGTTGGAATGGTAACTTAGCTGTATTTGTCTTGTTTGGTTTCTATAGTGTCATTGGTGGTTGGATTGTAATCTATATCGGTCAAGTGTTGTGGCAATTGATTGCATTTCAACGTATTAATCATCTCCAAGAAATAAATTTTGAAGCGATAATTACAAATCCATGGTTAACTGTGTTAGGACAAGGATTATTCATTATAGCTACGATGATCATTGTGATGTTAGGTGTCGAAAAGGGATTAGAAAAAGCCTCTAAAGTGATGATGCCATTATTATTTATTTTTTTAATCGTTATCGCAATTAAATCACTAACATTAGACGGTGCGTTAGACGGTGTGAAATTTATTTTACAGCCAAGAGTATCAGAGATTACAGGTCAGGGTATCTTATTTGCATTAGGACAATCTTTTTTTACCTTGTCATTAGGTACAACGGGAATGATTACATATGCGAGTTATGCCTCTAAAGAAATGACGATTAAGTCATCAGCTATTTCAATTGTTGTCATGAACATCTTCGTATCTCTATTAGCCGGCTTAGCGATATTTCCCGCATTGCATAGTTTCGGCTATGAGCCACAAGAGGGACCAGGACTATTATTCAAAGTATTGCCAATGGTCTTCAGTCAAATGCATCTAGGTACATTATTCTACTTAGGATTCTTAATACTATTCTTATTTGCAGCTTTAACATCATCAATTTCATTATTAGAATTGAATGTTTCTAACTTTACGAAGAATGACAATTCGAAGCGTAAAAAGGTAGCAGTTATTGGCAGTATTTTAGTATTTATCATTAGTATTCCAGCAACGTTATCATTTGGTATTTTAAAAGACGTAAGATTTGGAGCAGGAACCATTTTTGACAATATGGACTTCATCGTTTCGAATGTATTAATGCCATTAGGCGCATTAGGTACTACACTGGTCGTAGGACAATTATTAGATAAAAAATTATTGCAGCAACACTTTGGTAAGGATCGATTCAGATTATTCAGTGGCTGGTATTACTTAATAAAGTATGCGATGCCCGTCGTAATTATTTTAGTATTTATTGTTCAGTTATTTAGTTAA
- a CDS encoding bifunctional cystathionine gamma-lyase/homocysteine desulfhydrase, with protein MNKKTKLIHGGHTTDDYTGAVTTPIYQTSTYLQDDIGDLRQGYEYSRTANPTRSSVESVIAALENGKYGFAFSSGVAAISAVVMLLDKGDHIILNSDVYGGTYRALTKVFTRFGIEVDFVDTTYTDTIEQAIRPTTKMLFIETPSNPLLRVTDIKKSAEIAKKHGLISVVDNTFMTPYYQNPLDLGIDIVLHSATKYLGGHSDVVAGLVATSDDNLAERLAFISNSTGGILGPQDSYLLVRGIKTLGLRMEQINRSVIEIIKMLQAHPAVQQVFHPSIESHLNHDVHVAQADGHTGVIAFEVKDTESAKQLIKATSYYTLAESLGAVESLISVPALMTHASIPADIRAKEGITDGLVRISVGIEDTEDLVEDLKQALDTL; from the coding sequence ATGAACAAAAAAACTAAATTAATTCACGGTGGACACACAACAGATGACTATACAGGTGCGGTTACAACGCCTATTTATCAAACGAGCACATATTTACAAGATGATATTGGTGATTTACGTCAAGGATACGAATATTCACGTACTGCGAATCCAACGAGAAGTTCTGTTGAAAGCGTCATTGCGGCATTAGAAAATGGTAAATATGGCTTTGCATTTAGTTCAGGTGTTGCAGCAATCAGCGCAGTAGTGATGTTATTAGATAAAGGGGATCACATTATTTTAAATTCTGATGTATATGGTGGTACGTATCGTGCATTGACAAAAGTATTTACGCGATTCGGTATTGAAGTTGATTTTGTAGATACGACATATACAGATACAATCGAACAAGCGATTCGCCCAACGACAAAGATGTTGTTTATTGAAACACCATCTAATCCATTATTGCGTGTTACAGATATTAAAAAGTCTGCTGAAATTGCGAAAAAACATGGTTTGATTTCTGTTGTTGATAACACATTTATGACACCTTATTATCAGAATCCACTAGATTTAGGTATCGATATTGTCTTACATTCTGCAACGAAATATTTAGGTGGACATAGTGACGTCGTTGCTGGTTTAGTTGCCACATCAGATGATAACCTTGCTGAACGTTTAGCATTTATTTCAAATTCAACAGGCGGCATTTTAGGACCTCAAGATAGTTACTTACTAGTAAGAGGTATTAAAACGTTAGGGTTACGTATGGAACAAATTAATCGTAGTGTTATTGAAATCATTAAAATGCTACAAGCACATCCAGCTGTGCAACAAGTATTTCATCCAAGTATTGAAAGTCATTTGAATCATGATGTACATGTGGCTCAAGCAGACGGTCATACGGGTGTGATTGCATTTGAAGTGAAAGATACTGAGAGTGCGAAACAATTAATAAAAGCAACATCATATTACACATTAGCTGAAAGTTTAGGTGCTGTTGAAAGTTTAATTTCAGTACCTGCATTGATGACGCATGCATCAATTCCAGCTGATATTAGAGCTAAAGAAGGTATTACAGATGGGCTGGTTAGAATTTCTGTAGGTATTGAAGATACAGAGGATTTAGTAGAAGATTTAAAACAAGCGTTAGATACGTTATAA
- a CDS encoding DUF2309 domain-containing protein, producing MTTQLNINEVIENAKRVITPLSPISIFAARNPWEGLEADTFEDVAEWLRELKNVDIFPDKALIESAVKRGELDESIFNQLVTDMLLEHHYNIPQHYIKRYIDNIKTLEDVPVSYINQSNANVVDLLLEKSVHDTSESYHQYNVRPVSDAVKDEQGEPLSEHVNRQMIKWTKLYIDQFLSSWTMPKREQSFYHAWLHLAQHDRSFSKEQRQMIKHLPRNPQVTIESVLNHFSIAQEDYQAYFEGHLLALPGWAGMLYYRSQQHHFEQQLLTEYLAIRLVIEQLVVGDYVISISEDSASRSKSWYKETIASWCYYSDMPIDVLLQHNINEIQEFIHFATTMNQNVFKNLWLIAWEMTYETQLKHKIKANSENMTDGTMESKETRVERNQQTNLSDVVMRDSTQIAAINEGHANQSNTSTKAQIAFCIDVRSEPFRRHIEAAGPFETIGIAGFFGLPIQKEAVDEQFKHDSLPVMVPPAYRIKEFADRYDMNVYRQQQQTMSSMFYTFKLMKNNVMPSLLLPELSGPFLSLSTIVNTIMPRKSRASLQKIKQKWLKKPETKLTVDREFDRKSDLPIGFTEQEQIDFALQALKLMDLTEAFAPLVVLAGHASHSHNNPHHASLECGACGGASSGFNAKLLAIICNRPNVRQGLKQSGVVIPESTVFAAAEHHTSTDTLAWVYKPDTLSPEALNAYEALNDAMPLISEHANRERLAKLPTIGNVAHPVEEAERFASDWSEVRPEWGLAKNASFIIGRRRLTKGIDLEGRTFLHNYDWHKDEDGTLLNTIISGPALVAQWINLQYYASTVAPHFYGSGNKATQTVTSGVGVMQGNASDLMYGLSWQSVMAADRTMHHSPIRLLIVIQAPDYVVARLLESNDHFARKMSNHWLRLMSIDEEGHFKNWISK from the coding sequence ATGACAACACAGTTAAATATAAATGAAGTTATTGAAAATGCTAAACGTGTTATTACACCGTTATCACCGATTTCAATTTTTGCTGCACGTAATCCCTGGGAAGGATTAGAAGCAGATACATTTGAAGATGTGGCTGAATGGTTACGTGAACTTAAAAATGTGGATATTTTTCCTGATAAAGCGTTAATTGAAAGTGCTGTAAAACGTGGTGAACTAGACGAAAGTATCTTTAATCAACTAGTAACTGATATGTTGCTTGAACATCATTACAATATTCCTCAACATTACATTAAACGTTATATTGATAACATCAAAACGTTAGAAGACGTTCCAGTATCGTATATTAATCAATCAAATGCTAATGTTGTCGATTTGCTGTTGGAAAAATCAGTACATGATACGTCTGAATCTTATCATCAATATAATGTCCGTCCTGTTAGTGATGCAGTCAAAGATGAACAAGGTGAACCACTTAGCGAACATGTAAATCGACAAATGATTAAATGGACGAAGCTATATATTGATCAATTTTTATCAAGTTGGACAATGCCGAAGCGTGAGCAAAGCTTTTATCATGCATGGTTACATTTAGCACAACATGATCGAAGTTTTTCTAAAGAACAACGTCAAATGATTAAACATTTGCCGAGAAATCCACAAGTGACTATAGAATCAGTGTTAAATCATTTTTCAATAGCGCAAGAGGATTACCAAGCTTATTTTGAAGGACATCTTTTGGCGTTACCGGGGTGGGCAGGTATGTTATATTACCGTTCACAACAACATCACTTTGAACAACAATTACTTACAGAGTATTTAGCGATTCGATTAGTAATTGAACAATTGGTAGTAGGAGATTATGTTATATCAATAAGTGAAGATAGTGCTTCACGTTCAAAAAGTTGGTACAAAGAAACAATCGCATCGTGGTGTTATTACAGTGATATGCCTATTGATGTATTATTACAACATAATATAAATGAAATACAAGAATTCATTCATTTTGCAACGACAATGAATCAGAATGTATTTAAAAATTTATGGCTGATTGCCTGGGAAATGACTTATGAAACGCAATTAAAACATAAAATTAAAGCAAATAGTGAAAATATGACTGATGGAACAATGGAATCGAAAGAAACACGTGTTGAAAGAAATCAGCAAACTAATCTGTCAGATGTAGTAATGCGAGATTCTACACAAATAGCTGCAATAAATGAAGGGCATGCCAATCAGTCGAATACATCAACGAAAGCGCAAATTGCATTTTGTATAGATGTCCGTTCAGAACCGTTTCGTAGACATATTGAAGCGGCAGGACCATTTGAAACGATCGGTATTGCCGGTTTCTTTGGGTTGCCTATTCAAAAAGAAGCTGTCGATGAGCAATTTAAACATGATTCATTACCTGTAATGGTACCGCCAGCATATCGCATTAAAGAATTTGCGGATCGTTATGATATGAATGTTTATCGCCAGCAACAACAGACAATGTCTTCGATGTTTTACACATTTAAATTGATGAAAAATAATGTCATGCCTAGTTTGTTATTGCCTGAATTAAGTGGTCCATTTTTAAGTTTGAGTACAATTGTCAATACGATTATGCCTAGAAAAAGTCGGGCGTCACTACAAAAAATTAAACAAAAATGGTTAAAGAAACCTGAAACCAAGTTAACCGTTGATCGAGAGTTTGATCGTAAGTCAGATTTACCTATAGGTTTTACAGAGCAAGAGCAAATTGATTTCGCGTTACAAGCGTTGAAATTGATGGATTTAACCGAAGCATTTGCGCCGTTAGTTGTGTTAGCAGGACATGCCAGTCATTCTCACAATAATCCACATCATGCATCACTTGAATGTGGTGCCTGTGGTGGTGCGTCAAGCGGTTTTAATGCCAAGTTATTAGCGATAATATGTAATCGCCCAAATGTCAGACAAGGGTTAAAACAATCTGGTGTAGTTATTCCAGAGTCAACTGTTTTTGCGGCAGCAGAACATCATACATCAACAGATACATTGGCATGGGTATACAAACCAGATACATTGTCACCTGAAGCGTTAAATGCGTATGAAGCTTTGAATGATGCAATGCCATTAATCTCTGAACATGCGAATCGTGAACGTTTAGCTAAATTGCCAACGATTGGTAATGTCGCTCATCCAGTGGAAGAAGCAGAACGATTTGCAAGTGATTGGAGTGAGGTACGTCCAGAATGGGGTCTAGCTAAAAATGCATCATTTATTATAGGGAGACGCCGATTGACAAAAGGTATTGATTTAGAAGGTCGAACTTTTTTACATAATTACGATTGGCATAAGGATGAAGACGGAACACTGTTGAATACTATTATTTCTGGTCCAGCACTTGTAGCACAATGGATTAATCTGCAATATTACGCGTCGACGGTAGCTCCGCATTTTTACGGAAGTGGAAATAAAGCGACGCAAACGGTTACCTCAGGTGTTGGTGTAATGCAAGGTAATGCTAGTGATTTAATGTACGGATTATCATGGCAATCTGTTATGGCTGCTGATCGAACGATGCATCATTCGCCAATTCGCTTGCTTATCGTTATTCAGGCACCAGATTATGTTGTAGCTAGACTGCTTGAAAGTAACGATCATTTTGCGAGAAAAATGTCTAATCACTGGTTACGTTTAATGAGTATCGATGAGGAAGGTCATTTTAAAAATTGGATTTCAAAATAA
- a CDS encoding alpha/beta hydrolase, whose translation MRIKTPSPAYLKGTNGHAILLLHSFTGTNRDVKHLAAELNEQGFSCYAPNYPGHGLLLKDFMAYNVDDWWQEVEQAYQFLVNEGYQSISATGVSLGGLMTLKLAQHYPLARIAVMSAPKEKSDDGLIEHLVYYSQRMANILNLDQQAADAQLAAIKDYNAEITKFQHFIDDIMSHLYTIKIPANILFGGKDDPSYETSAHFIYEHLGSEEKELNGLEDSHHLMTHGEGRELLEANIIRFFNKLK comes from the coding sequence ATGAGAATTAAAACACCGAGTCCTGCTTATTTAAAAGGAACAAACGGACACGCAATATTATTACTGCATTCATTCACAGGTACAAATCGAGATGTGAAGCATCTTGCAGCAGAATTAAATGAACAAGGATTTAGCTGTTATGCTCCCAATTATCCTGGACATGGTTTATTGTTAAAAGATTTTATGGCATATAATGTGGACGATTGGTGGCAAGAAGTTGAGCAAGCTTACCAATTTTTAGTCAATGAAGGTTATCAATCTATTAGTGCTACAGGCGTCTCATTAGGTGGTCTAATGACATTAAAATTAGCACAACATTATCCATTGGCTCGTATTGCTGTGATGTCAGCACCGAAAGAAAAGAGTGACGATGGCTTAATTGAACATTTAGTTTATTATAGTCAACGCATGGCTAATATTTTAAATTTAGATCAGCAAGCAGCGGATGCACAATTAGCGGCGATCAAAGATTATAATGCTGAGATTACGAAGTTCCAACATTTTATTGATGATATCATGTCGCATTTATATACGATTAAAATACCGGCCAATATATTATTCGGTGGCAAAGATGATCCATCTTATGAAACAAGTGCTCATTTTATATATGAACATTTAGGCTCAGAAGAGAAAGAATTAAATGGTCTTGAAGATTCACATCATTTGATGACGCATGGAGAGGGTAGAGAGTTATTAGAGGCCAATATCATTCGCTTCTTTAATAAATTAAAATAA
- a CDS encoding GNAT family N-acetyltransferase, which translates to MLENEFNQPIGEPVLQSGMFQSPTAETLNGRYVILQKLNVEHIEDLYQSLALPEYDDSWTYLFASPIHDQKKFASYILELIAKEDIYYAIINKDSNKAVGYLSLMRVNPMHGSIEVGNVHYSHMLKRSRMATEAQYLLAQYVFETLQYRRYEWKCDNLNSPSKKAALRLGFTYEGLFRKAIIYKGRNRDTAWFAMIDDEWPEIKERLLVWLDPSNFDSNGHQFSKLNP; encoded by the coding sequence ATATTGGAAAATGAATTTAATCAACCTATAGGGGAACCTGTTTTACAAAGTGGCATGTTTCAGAGTCCTACCGCAGAGACATTGAATGGACGTTATGTAATATTGCAAAAGCTAAATGTTGAACATATTGAGGATTTGTACCAAAGTTTAGCATTACCTGAATATGATGATTCTTGGACATACTTATTTGCATCACCAATTCATGATCAAAAGAAATTTGCATCCTATATATTAGAACTAATAGCCAAAGAAGATATCTATTATGCTATTATCAATAAAGATTCGAATAAAGCAGTGGGTTATCTTTCATTAATGAGGGTGAATCCAATGCACGGCAGTATTGAAGTAGGTAATGTACATTATTCACACATGTTAAAACGTAGTCGTATGGCAACAGAAGCACAATATTTATTAGCGCAATATGTATTTGAAACGCTTCAATACCGACGTTATGAATGGAAATGTGATAATTTGAATAGTCCTTCTAAAAAGGCGGCTTTAAGACTTGGATTCACATACGAAGGTTTGTTTAGAAAAGCTATTATTTACAAAGGTAGAAATAGAGATACAGCTTGGTTTGCCATGATTGACGATGAGTGGCCAGAAATTAAAGAACGTTTACTAGTTTGGTTAGATCCTAGTAATTTCGACAGTAATGGTCATCAATTTAGTAAATTAAATCCATGA
- a CDS encoding DUF2294 domain-containing protein, translating into MKRTKGEIEAEISKAITQWEKDFLGRGSLSVKSDILRDMVIISLQGILTPAEYRVCSTNEGLLNIKRTRSELVESGEQDLNEIIFKITGIKVMSFHSDLSTVTGERIIVFKLEDNLEKHI; encoded by the coding sequence ATGAAAAGAACGAAAGGTGAAATCGAAGCAGAAATTAGCAAAGCCATAACACAATGGGAAAAAGATTTCCTTGGTAGAGGTTCCTTGTCAGTGAAGTCAGATATTTTAAGAGACATGGTAATAATTAGTTTGCAAGGTATTTTGACGCCTGCAGAATATCGTGTTTGCAGCACGAATGAAGGCTTATTAAATATTAAACGCACACGTTCTGAATTAGTTGAATCAGGTGAGCAAGATTTAAATGAAATTATCTTTAAAATTACAGGTATTAAAGTCATGAGCTTTCATAGTGATTTAAGTACAGTTACAGGTGAACGTATTATCGTATTCAAACTTGAGGATAATTTGGAAAAGCACATTTAG